Proteins encoded in a region of the Methanobrevibacter millerae genome:
- a CDS encoding tRNA-dihydrouridine synthase gives MKDIFDECNFRDLKLNSRIVRTGLWESQKEMGGLSPEIFLRYERLAKNHVGLIVTELISMYPHDRFSDYSHSINNPKFIKEFKYLTSIAHQQNVPILAQLGFVNCNVNGKQNIVVNDLEMEDIRQIQSDFIVAAKKISFAGFDGIQLAMGNNYFLSKVMDSKENKRKDDYGGSTLNRLRMILELIKVLKANTDLHISCRINVQEDILEIAQLLEKVGSDSLQITKPSSPQYFRKDSDNKNILFDITDEISKAVDIPVILGGGLSDMKSINELINSTDIDFVSMQRPFVYNPTFLSQWKDGTEVESLCNTCNNCYWKKTSTCHIIHEDEE, from the coding sequence ATGAAAGATATATTTGATGAATGCAATTTTAGAGATTTGAAGCTGAACAGCCGCATCGTAAGAACAGGACTATGGGAATCTCAAAAGGAAATGGGTGGCTTATCGCCGGAAATCTTTTTGAGATATGAAAGGCTAGCTAAAAACCATGTGGGATTGATTGTAACGGAACTGATTTCAATGTATCCTCATGACCGTTTCAGCGATTATTCACACTCAATCAATAATCCAAAATTCATAAAAGAGTTTAAATATTTAACAAGCATTGCACATCAGCAGAATGTACCTATACTTGCACAGCTTGGATTTGTAAACTGTAATGTCAATGGAAAACAGAATATTGTCGTGAACGATTTGGAAATGGAAGACATAAGACAAATCCAATCGGATTTTATCGTAGCTGCTAAAAAGATTTCATTTGCAGGTTTTGATGGAATACAGCTTGCAATGGGAAACAACTATTTTCTCTCAAAGGTAATGGATTCAAAAGAAAACAAAAGAAAGGATGACTATGGCGGCAGCACATTGAACCGTTTGAGGATGATTCTTGAACTGATTAAAGTGCTTAAGGCCAATACAGACTTGCATATCAGCTGCAGAATAAATGTGCAGGAGGATATTTTAGAGATAGCACAGCTTCTTGAAAAGGTAGGCTCCGACAGCCTCCAGATAACAAAGCCATCCTCTCCGCAGTACTTCAGAAAGGATTCAGACAACAAAAACATTCTTTTTGACATTACTGATGAGATTTCAAAGGCAGTTGACATTCCGGTGATTTTAGGGGGAGGACTTTCAGACATGAAGTCAATCAATGAGCTGATTAACTCGACAGATATTGATTTCGTTTCAATGCAAAGGCCATTTGTCTATAATCCGACATTTTTAAGCCAATGGAAAGATGGAACAGAAGTGGAATCGCTGTGCAATACATGCAACAACTGCTACTGGAAAAAGACAAGCACATGCCATATCATCCATGAAGATGAGGAGTGA
- a CDS encoding zinc ribbon domain-containing protein produces MTKTCPNCGVNSPDNAKHCIECGENIEDVPINNVKEPSAKPKTTANTSSSSGGDSSQIGCIILIAIVAVVIVAAGFFIFGGSGGSGESNQQNISITFDQVYAHDYQSSGKTYYSYTVSGFINNFPKDMDGYMIKTIYYDSNGNEVTSETKKLSYFESYKNSSYATTLSSYYTENYVNIDHVTVQIIKDNNVLNQFNSTMNKNKLTSIVGSSSSVNNSSNLSNLSR; encoded by the coding sequence ATGACTAAAACATGTCCAAATTGTGGTGTAAATTCACCGGATAATGCAAAGCACTGCATTGAATGCGGAGAAAACATTGAAGATGTTCCAATCAATAATGTTAAAGAGCCATCTGCAAAACCTAAAACTACAGCCAATACGAGCTCAAGCAGTGGTGGTGACAGTTCACAGATAGGATGCATCATACTTATTGCAATAGTTGCAGTGGTTATTGTTGCTGCAGGATTCTTTATTTTTGGAGGATCCGGAGGATCTGGAGAATCCAATCAACAGAACATTTCTATAACCTTTGACCAGGTTTACGCCCATGATTATCAATCTAGTGGAAAGACATATTATTCCTACACAGTTTCAGGTTTTATTAATAATTTTCCCAAGGATATGGACGGCTATATGATTAAAACAATTTATTATGATTCAAACGGTAATGAAGTAACATCAGAAACAAAAAAATTATCTTACTTTGAAAGCTATAAAAATAGTAGCTATGCAACTACATTAAGCAGTTACTATACAGAAAACTATGTTAATATAGACCACGTTACTGTTCAAATCATAAAGGACAATAATGTTTTAAATCAATTCAATTCAACAATGAATAAAAATAAGCTGACATCAATTGTTGGAAGCTCTTCAAGCGTGAATAATTCTTCAAATTTAAGTAATCTTTCAAGATAG
- a CDS encoding Ig-like domain repeat protein translates to MSNKKYIIILLMILCLSAISSVSANDLNDNMTLAEDNGIDNSRLIGISVDNSKLNDDNSKVIYFDASASSNGDGSKSNPYKYVNQNTLSGNDITAYFSDGIYSLNTPFKISSNMTLIGESTEKTIFNSILSNKYDFEIMDDSKLQIRNVTFNKANIQNHGTVEAYGVNFDKSSAFSGYNAPATYNTKEYGSSYGGVIICDPIDDSTPYVYLEKCVFNNTYAYSGGAISLKNSRLEVKKSKFFNSNAERKGGVIYSINSDITIESSDFNMNNASYGGTIYSQNSLLDLYKNNFYNSNADSFGGVIASKYSDINIDSCDFAFFYSLNDAGGAIYNFKGNVNIDSSYLRWGYAKFGGVIANLNGNLSANSSSFHNNYAEDMGGVIYNIYGKMNFYDDTFYVSYAYLGSAIYSESSDSLSLRENYFVNSTSDDDSGSSIVIDSSKDINLKNNHFEDSYQIYGEFTNYENGKRVTFKSNPMKYILSNTGSYYDEYENITSGSNGNLKIYDTKNPAKSTIKGNYEDNFMIHFKVDGYNAPLKDAFFKIYIINSLGNIIVEDVIQVDEYEMDASIYFNKYMINTLIDRYTVERANVPLINSSLSDLKNIPSSYDSRDYGYITPVKDQAEGGNCWAFAGIATLEACIKKITNITYDLSEENVKNVMASFSRAGMDLEPNSGGYDSMFMGYLTNWLGPTLEEYDAYDDLSSISVPFDAEFHVQNIYFLPEREKGVNDDLYKKAIMDYGAVSITIYIPNYYSTNLIGWDDNYNDFDSFGRYTEGAWMYKNIWNSEWKNNGIGYISYNTLYNETYKKVISDYGTVPVTFNSPDLHAVSIVGWNDNYNTYDSFGDYAKGAWIIKNSWGTDWEDNGFGYLSYDTPFVSDENDYAHAYTFIFNENDNYISNPIYCSGISDYIYSDSPIYCEIRVEAAYDEYKALLDDGFSAFATYFKAPTNYTVSVYKGNPHTNGKLILSQEGFSQAGYYTIPFKKKITFDLGDEIWIRIGYCNDGLNYLPIYLVDELSASKFYTNWSFVSFDEGKTFVDVTEYEGMIAEPAIQLFSPISDLYSAKLKVDVSKFNNLDIGEKVTVNITLTDDKSTISQYFENDSIERIEGSFARVSINGKYYYARIHDGKASLTVSFDKAGTYELKSEYKSNRYSSNIAAFNFTVNKMNTKTALSLNRNANNVILTATVNPSDATGNVAFNINGKDYTVKISGGKATYTLSNLKAGSYTVKATYKGDSDYKSSSSNTASFNIDAHYLNIKASDVTKNYGGSEKLMIAVTNQESKPVANIQLKIKIDGKTYTKTTDSNGKTSMDLDLKCANYTADIIFEGNDEYEKVSITSKIIVNKLSTTSSLSFNQIKNNMVTLTAKVNSSDATGNIVFNINGKDYTLKLSNGQATYILSDLNVGSYSVKARYNGDDIYKSSDSNTVKFNVKPHYLNIIAPDVTKTYGDDDKLVITLTDQDFNTISNAKLKITLGDKIYSLTTDSNGKVYVDLNLNYGTYEADIVFEGNYEYDRVSATSNVVIEKISTKTDIISTENGPNTYTIRADVDSPSATGDVVFTVNGKEYTVRITNGVASVKLSDLAAGSYVVKATYKGSTNYKTSTSNSISFKIEDVRINILAPDLTKYFKGSEKFVVTIKEDNKPLVNKEVIITLNGRPYTRITDENGQASMAINLNSGKYDVTTECDGIKFKSTITVKSTVSGNNITKIFRNGTQYYATFVDSSGNLLKNTDVNFNINGVFYTRTTNNNGVAKMNINLNPGTYILTATNPDSTEQYTNIVKVLPSIVENHDLTKYYRNASQYTLRLLDEKGNPVGAGVTIDLNINGVFYKRTSNATGHVKMNINLNPGTYIITAEYNGLRASNTIKVLPTIQTKDLYMKYRDGSKFEAKILDDKGKPYAGQSVTYNINGVFYNRISDDNGIARININLQAGQYIITTTFNGLNEANKVTISS, encoded by the coding sequence ATGTCCAATAAAAAATATATTATAATTTTATTGATGATATTGTGTCTATCTGCCATATCTTCGGTCAGCGCCAATGACTTAAACGATAATATGACATTGGCTGAAGATAATGGAATAGACAATAGTAGATTAATCGGCATTTCTGTCGATAATTCAAAATTAAATGATGATAATAGTAAAGTAATCTATTTTGATGCATCTGCCAGTTCCAACGGTGATGGGTCAAAGTCAAATCCTTATAAGTATGTAAATCAAAACACATTGTCTGGAAATGACATTACTGCATATTTTTCAGATGGAATTTACAGCTTAAACACTCCATTTAAGATTTCCTCAAATATGACTTTGATTGGTGAAAGCACAGAAAAAACTATTTTTAATTCAATTTTATCCAACAAGTATGATTTTGAAATCATGGATGATTCAAAACTTCAAATAAGAAATGTCACATTCAACAAGGCAAACATTCAAAATCATGGTACAGTCGAAGCATATGGTGTGAATTTCGATAAAAGCAGTGCATTCAGTGGATATAATGCTCCCGCTACATATAACACTAAAGAATATGGCAGCTCATATGGTGGTGTTATAATATGTGATCCTATTGATGATTCAACTCCTTATGTCTATCTGGAAAAATGTGTCTTCAACAATACTTATGCATATAGCGGTGGGGCAATCTCTTTAAAAAATTCAAGACTGGAAGTTAAGAAATCCAAATTTTTCAATTCCAATGCAGAAAGAAAAGGTGGAGTCATCTATTCGATAAATTCAGATATAACAATTGAATCTTCCGATTTTAACATGAACAATGCGAGCTATGGCGGAACAATATATTCACAAAACAGTCTTCTTGACTTATATAAAAATAATTTTTATAATTCCAATGCTGACAGCTTTGGTGGTGTAATAGCTTCAAAATACAGTGACATCAATATAGACTCATGTGATTTTGCATTTTTCTATTCACTTAATGATGCCGGAGGAGCAATCTATAATTTCAAAGGCAATGTGAATATAGACTCTTCATATCTTAGATGGGGATACGCTAAATTTGGCGGAGTTATTGCCAATTTGAATGGGAATTTAAGTGCAAACTCATCCTCTTTCCATAACAATTATGCTGAAGATATGGGTGGAGTAATATATAATATTTATGGAAAAATGAATTTCTATGATGATACATTTTATGTATCCTATGCTTATCTTGGAAGTGCAATATACAGTGAATCTTCAGACTCATTATCATTAAGGGAAAATTATTTCGTAAACTCAACTTCAGATGATGATTCGGGCTCAAGCATAGTTATTGATTCATCCAAAGACATAAACCTAAAAAATAACCATTTTGAAGACTCATATCAGATTTATGGTGAATTTACAAATTATGAAAACGGAAAAAGAGTAACATTCAAAAGCAATCCTATGAAATATATATTGTCCAATACGGGAAGTTATTATGATGAATATGAAAACATCACTTCCGGCAGTAATGGAAATCTAAAGATTTATGACACGAAAAATCCGGCAAAATCCACAATTAAGGGAAATTATGAAGATAATTTCATGATTCATTTTAAAGTTGACGGTTATAATGCCCCTTTAAAGGATGCATTCTTTAAAATTTATATAATAAATAGCCTGGGAAATATTATAGTCGAAGATGTCATCCAGGTAGATGAATATGAAATGGATGCTTCCATATATTTCAACAAATACATGATTAATACATTAATAGATAGATATACTGTAGAAAGAGCCAATGTTCCTCTAATTAACAGTTCCTTATCTGATTTGAAAAATATTCCTTCATCATATGATTCAAGGGATTATGGATATATTACTCCTGTAAAGGATCAGGCAGAAGGAGGTAACTGTTGGGCATTTGCTGGTATTGCAACACTTGAGGCATGCATTAAAAAGATAACTAACATAACATATGACCTTTCAGAGGAAAATGTGAAAAATGTCATGGCATCATTTTCAAGAGCAGGAATGGATTTGGAACCAAATTCAGGAGGATATGATTCAATGTTTATGGGATATCTGACCAACTGGCTTGGACCTACCCTTGAGGAATATGATGCATATGATGATCTTTCATCAATCTCCGTTCCTTTTGATGCCGAGTTCCATGTTCAAAATATATATTTCCTTCCTGAACGTGAAAAAGGAGTGAATGATGATTTATATAAAAAAGCGATAATGGATTATGGTGCTGTTTCAATTACCATATATATTCCAAATTATTATTCAACCAACCTAATCGGTTGGGATGACAACTACAATGATTTCGATTCCTTCGGCAGATATACTGAAGGAGCATGGATGTATAAAAATATCTGGAATTCAGAATGGAAAAATAATGGAATAGGATACATTTCATACAATACACTATATAATGAAACATACAAAAAGGTAATAAGCGATTATGGGACAGTTCCAGTTACATTCAACTCTCCGGATCTTCATGCAGTAAGCATTGTTGGATGGAACGATAACTATAACACATATGATTCATTTGGCGATTATGCGAAAGGCGCATGGATAATTAAAAACAGCTGGGGAACAGACTGGGAGGACAACGGTTTCGGTTATCTTTCATATGACACTCCTTTTGTAAGCGATGAAAATGACTATGCTCATGCATACACATTCATATTTAATGAAAATGATAATTATATATCAAATCCAATTTATTGTTCGGGAATAAGCGATTACATCTATTCTGATAGTCCTATATACTGTGAAATTCGTGTTGAAGCAGCATATGATGAATATAAGGCACTTCTTGATGACGGATTTTCTGCATTTGCAACATACTTTAAAGCTCCAACAAATTATACTGTAAGTGTTTATAAAGGAAATCCTCATACTAACGGAAAATTAATCTTATCTCAAGAGGGATTTTCCCAGGCAGGATATTATACAATTCCATTCAAAAAGAAAATAACATTTGATTTAGGAGATGAGATATGGATAAGAATAGGATACTGCAATGACGGATTAAATTATTTACCTATTTATCTGGTTGATGAGTTGTCCGCATCCAAATTTTATACAAACTGGTCTTTCGTTAGCTTTGATGAAGGAAAAACATTTGTGGATGTGACTGAATATGAAGGCATGATTGCAGAACCTGCAATTCAGCTATTTTCACCAATAAGTGATTTATATTCAGCAAAATTAAAAGTTGATGTTAGCAAATTCAACAATCTCGACATCGGCGAAAAGGTTACTGTAAACATTACACTGACAGATGATAAATCAACGATTTCACAATATTTTGAAAATGATTCGATAGAAAGGATTGAAGGTTCATTCGCCAGAGTAAGCATCAATGGAAAATATTACTATGCAAGAATCCATGACGGCAAGGCTTCCTTAACTGTTAGCTTTGACAAGGCAGGAACTTATGAATTAAAATCAGAATATAAAAGCAATAGGTATTCATCCAATATAGCTGCATTTAACTTTACAGTGAATAAAATGAATACAAAAACCGCATTGTCTTTAAACAGGAATGCAAATAATGTCATCTTAACCGCCACTGTCAATCCGTCAGATGCAACCGGAAATGTTGCATTCAATATTAACGGCAAGGATTATACTGTTAAAATTTCTGGCGGCAAGGCAACATACACATTATCCAATCTAAAGGCAGGCTCATATACTGTTAAAGCCACATATAAAGGAGATTCAGACTATAAATCATCCTCTTCAAACACAGCATCATTCAATATTGATGCACACTATCTCAATATCAAAGCCTCTGATGTAACTAAAAACTACGGCGGGTCTGAAAAATTGATGATTGCTGTTACCAATCAGGAATCAAAGCCTGTAGCTAACATTCAGCTTAAAATAAAAATAGATGGTAAGACTTACACGAAAACAACAGACAGCAACGGTAAAACATCCATGGATTTGGATTTAAAATGTGCAAATTATACAGCAGATATCATATTTGAAGGAAATGATGAATATGAAAAGGTATCTATAACTTCAAAAATCATTGTAAACAAGCTGTCAACCACATCCTCATTATCATTCAATCAAATAAAAAACAATATGGTTACATTAACAGCTAAAGTTAATTCGTCAGATGCAACAGGAAATATTGTATTTAATATTAATGGTAAAGATTACACTTTAAAACTTTCAAACGGCCAGGCAACATATATATTGTCAGATTTGAATGTTGGATCATATTCCGTAAAGGCTAGATATAATGGAGATGATATCTATAAATCATCAGATTCAAATACTGTAAAATTCAATGTTAAACCTCATTATCTTAATATTATTGCTCCAGACGTTACAAAAACTTATGGGGATGATGATAAACTGGTAATCACATTGACCGATCAGGATTTTAATACAATAAGCAATGCAAAGCTTAAGATAACACTTGGAGATAAAATATATTCATTAACTACTGACAGCAATGGTAAGGTATATGTTGATTTGAATTTGAACTATGGAACTTATGAAGCAGATATTGTATTTGAAGGAAATTATGAATATGATAGAGTATCTGCGACTTCTAATGTAGTAATAGAAAAAATCTCTACAAAAACAGATATAATTTCAACTGAAAATGGTCCAAACACATATACAATAAGGGCAGATGTTGATTCTCCATCAGCAACAGGAGATGTAGTATTTACTGTAAACGGCAAAGAATATACTGTCAGGATTACTAACGGTGTAGCCAGTGTCAAATTATCTGATCTTGCTGCAGGTTCATATGTTGTAAAAGCTACATATAAAGGAAGTACAAACTACAAGACCTCTACATCAAACAGCATTTCATTTAAAATTGAAGATGTCAGAATCAATATTTTGGCTCCGGATTTGACTAAATACTTTAAGGGATCTGAAAAATTTGTAGTAACCATTAAAGAGGACAATAAGCCATTGGTAAATAAGGAAGTTATAATCACTTTAAACGGCCGGCCATATACAAGAATTACTGACGAAAATGGTCAAGCATCTATGGCAATTAACCTGAACAGTGGAAAATATGATGTGACAACAGAATGTGACGGAATTAAATTTAAATCAACAATTACTGTAAAATCAACAGTTTCAGGAAATAATATAACTAAAATCTTTAGAAACGGTACTCAGTATTATGCAACATTTGTTGATTCATCAGGCAATCTGTTAAAAAATACTGATGTAAATTTCAACATCAACGGTGTTTTCTATACCAGAACGACCAATAATAATGGTGTTGCTAAAATGAACATCAATTTAAATCCAGGAACATATATTCTCACAGCAACAAATCCGGATTCAACAGAACAGTACACAAACATCGTCAAGGTACTCCCTTCAATCGTTGAAAACCATGATTTGACTAAATACTATAGAAATGCTTCCCAGTATACATTAAGGCTTTTGGATGAAAAAGGAAATCCTGTGGGAGCCGGTGTTACAATTGATTTAAATATTAATGGAGTATTCTATAAAAGAACATCAAATGCAACAGGACATGTTAAAATGAACATCAACCTTAATCCTGGAACATACATAATAACTGCAGAATATAATGGTCTTAGAGCTTCAAATACTATAAAAGTATTGCCAACCATACAGACAAAAGACCTGTACATGAAATATCGTGACGGATCCAAATTCGAAGCTAAAATACTTGACGATAAAGGAAAACCTTACGCAGGCCAAAGCGTAACATACAACATAAACGGTGTATTTTACAATAGAATAAGTGATGATAATGGTATTGCAAGGATAAACATCAATCTCCAGGCAGGCCAATACATCATCACAACCACATTCAACGGTCTCAACGAAGCAAACAAAGTAACAATATCAAGTTAA
- a CDS encoding DUF11 domain-containing protein, producing MNTKSILGILLVILALSLTLGAVSAEGNVTDDASADIMSVEETTVEQLATDSGNVSAAGGDVEASFSANTPVSDVGVKVTPLYDFDTLNTWSIFAYNLGPDDAANTQVFLSSSDNLIYFDHMAFDGVFDPITGIWNVGNLPANSYSELLLAMSKIAPGPTYIEAVVVSDSYDPNPYNNYDIAYFGLESASASEETLPATGNPLVVALLALFVIGVGGLKRRL from the coding sequence ATGAATACAAAATCAATTCTAGGAATATTATTGGTAATTTTAGCATTATCTTTAACTTTAGGTGCTGTAAGTGCTGAAGGAAATGTTACAGATGATGCATCAGCAGACATTATGTCTGTGGAAGAAACAACTGTCGAACAATTGGCAACAGATAGTGGAAATGTAAGTGCAGCCGGAGGAGATGTTGAGGCTTCATTCTCAGCCAATACTCCCGTATCGGATGTGGGTGTTAAAGTAACTCCGTTGTATGATTTTGATACTTTGAATACATGGAGCATTTTTGCATATAACTTAGGACCTGATGATGCTGCAAATACTCAGGTATTTTTAAGTTCTTCCGATAATCTAATATACTTTGACCATATGGCTTTTGATGGTGTCTTTGACCCTATCACCGGCATTTGGAATGTTGGAAATCTGCCTGCAAATTCATATTCAGAACTGTTACTGGCAATGTCTAAAATTGCTCCTGGACCAACATATATTGAAGCAGTTGTAGTAAGCGATTCATATGATCCAAATCCATATAATAATTATGATATTGCTTACTTTGGATTAGAAAGCGCATCTGCAAGTGAAGAAACCTTACCTGCTACAGGTAATCCATTGGTAGTGGCTTTGCTTGCTTTGTTTGTTATTGGAGTTGGAGGATTGAAAAGAAGATTGTAA
- a CDS encoding flavodoxin family protein gives MKIIALQASPRVGGNCDILMDEMIKGAEENGVEVTKYYLEKENIAPCKACMYCAENPDCVRDDDGNKIINEMVEADGVIFSTPIYYGQMSAQGKLIIDRFYGIGQNPDKSLSGKAALIFTENQPEGTYEDYIQLTKASPFEFMGYDVIGYVDAGSAGPAGAVNEQENKLKEAYELGKKF, from the coding sequence ATGAAAATTATAGCACTTCAAGCAAGTCCACGTGTTGGTGGAAACTGTGACATATTGATGGATGAAATGATAAAGGGCGCTGAAGAAAACGGCGTGGAAGTAACCAAATACTACCTTGAAAAAGAGAACATTGCACCTTGTAAGGCATGCATGTACTGCGCTGAAAATCCGGACTGCGTAAGGGATGATGACGGTAATAAAATCATTAATGAAATGGTTGAAGCAGATGGAGTTATATTTTCCACACCGATTTACTATGGTCAGATGTCTGCTCAGGGAAAACTCATCATTGACCGTTTCTATGGAATAGGTCAAAACCCTGATAAAAGCTTAAGCGGAAAAGCTGCATTGATTTTTACTGAAAATCAGCCTGAAGGAACCTATGAAGATTATATTCAATTAACCAAAGCATCTCCATTTGAATTTATGGGTTATGATGTTATAGGATATGTTGATGCGGGAAGTGCAGGTCCTGCCGGTGCGGTCAATGAACAGGAAAATAAGTTAAAAGAAGCTTATGAATTAGGTAAAAAGTTTTAA
- a CDS encoding tyrosine-type recombinase/integrase: protein MIATDELNEYLEEYLEEKQEVKNLTQETIKKQTFNISKFINFLEDKGVEELTDSNVKKQLRQYRRHCLKKRENKRTTVKTYMMNILEFINSEEVQEEIQHETIKMKDIIEVKAEDPETAKKRIEKISLTRPQSNYLLQTIEMEGNKRDYAICATFLDSGIRLKELVLLNKDDIQVPINDKGFYELPSDTNEFIEVYLRAETTKGELKDRTTFITYDTLRSLNEMITERITKLRKNTNNVYRPVIQRKKAAEEATREELFLNQKGKRIGKRAVQDIIKKYARLTDQRISDENIECPVDYSKNVSVHILRHTALSHYAEILTVAEVQTIAGHSNSQTTDKYIHVDREQMKQKLKVNNMLFRH from the coding sequence ATGATAGCTACCGATGAGTTAAATGAGTACTTAGAAGAATATTTGGAAGAAAAACAAGAAGTAAAGAACTTAACTCAAGAAACTATAAAAAAACAGACATTTAATATTTCAAAATTTATAAATTTTTTAGAAGATAAAGGTGTTGAGGAACTTACAGACTCCAATGTAAAAAAACAGCTTCGTCAATATCGTAGGCATTGTCTTAAAAAAAGAGAAAACAAAAGGACCACTGTCAAAACATATATGATGAACATTTTGGAATTCATCAACTCAGAAGAGGTTCAGGAAGAAATCCAGCATGAAACAATAAAAATGAAGGATATAATAGAGGTCAAGGCTGAAGATCCTGAAACTGCCAAAAAAAGAATAGAAAAAATCAGTCTTACACGTCCGCAAAGTAACTATTTACTTCAAACTATTGAAATGGAAGGAAATAAAAGAGATTATGCGATTTGCGCTACATTTCTTGACTCTGGAATCAGGCTGAAGGAACTGGTACTTTTAAACAAGGATGATATTCAGGTTCCAATTAATGACAAGGGTTTTTATGAGCTTCCTTCAGACACCAATGAATTCATTGAAGTTTATTTGCGGGCAGAAACCACAAAGGGTGAATTAAAAGACCGTACAACATTCATAACCTATGATACATTGCGCAGTTTGAATGAAATGATAACAGAAAGAATTACTAAACTTAGAAAGAACACAAATAATGTCTATAGGCCAGTAATTCAAAGAAAAAAGGCTGCTGAAGAGGCTACGCGTGAAGAACTATTCCTGAATCAGAAAGGAAAACGTATCGGCAAGCGTGCAGTCCAGGACATTATCAAAAAGTATGCCAGATTGACTGATCAAAGAATTTCTGATGAAAACATTGAATGTCCTGTAGATTATTCAAAAAATGTTAGTGTCCACATTCTAAGGCACACTGCTCTTTCTCATTATGCCGAAATTTTGACTGTAGCTGAAGTTCAGACAATTGCTGGCCATTCCAATTCACAGACTACAGATAAATATATTCATGTTGATCGTGAGCAAATGAAACAAAAATTAAAAGTTAATAATATGCTCTTCAGGCATTAA
- the hmd gene encoding 5,10-methenyltetrahydromethanopterin hydrogenase, whose translation MKVAILGAGCYRTHAASGITNFSRACEVAEATGKENISMTHSTIEMGAELLELAGVDEVVVSDPVFDGDFVVVDDFDYAEVMAAHKAGTPEEVMPAIREKVGQLAETVPKPAKGAIHFTHPEDLGIKVTTDDSEAVADADWVMTWLPEGGMQPDIIKNFADDIKEGAIVTHACTIPTTGLNKIFEDLGTNVNVASYHPGAVPEMKGQVYIAEGFADQASIDTLMDLGQKARGSAFTLPANMVGPVCDMCSAVTAITYAGILAYRDTVTQILGAPAGFAQMMALESLTQVNSLMENEGIDKMDDALNPAALLGTADSMNFGSLAEIVPDVLNYLGKEK comes from the coding sequence ATTAAAGTGGCAATTTTAGGTGCAGGATGTTACAGAACTCACGCTGCAAGTGGAATTACCAACTTCTCAAGAGCCTGTGAAGTTGCTGAAGCAACCGGAAAAGAAAACATCTCAATGACTCACTCAACCATTGAAATGGGTGCAGAATTATTGGAATTAGCAGGAGTAGACGAAGTAGTCGTATCTGATCCGGTATTTGACGGTGACTTTGTAGTGGTGGATGACTTCGATTATGCAGAAGTTATGGCAGCTCACAAAGCAGGTACCCCTGAAGAAGTAATGCCTGCAATCAGAGAAAAAGTTGGCCAATTGGCTGAAACCGTACCAAAACCAGCTAAAGGTGCAATTCACTTCACCCACCCGGAAGACTTAGGAATAAAAGTTACCACTGATGATTCCGAAGCAGTAGCTGACGCTGACTGGGTTATGACCTGGTTACCTGAAGGCGGTATGCAGCCAGACATCATCAAAAACTTCGCTGATGATATCAAAGAAGGCGCAATAGTAACTCACGCATGTACAATTCCTACTACAGGATTAAACAAAATCTTCGAAGACCTCGGAACAAACGTTAACGTGGCTTCCTACCACCCAGGTGCTGTACCTGAAATGAAAGGACAAGTCTACATTGCTGAAGGTTTCGCAGATCAGGCTTCCATCGACACTTTAATGGACTTAGGACAAAAAGCAAGGGGATCTGCATTCACCTTACCAGCAAACATGGTTGGTCCTGTATGTGACATGTGTTCAGCTGTAACCGCTATCACTTATGCAGGTATCTTAGCTTACAGAGACACCGTTACCCAAATCTTAGGTGCACCTGCGGGATTTGCACAAATGATGGCTCTTGAATCATTAACCCAAGTTAATTCATTAATGGAAAACGAAGGTATCGACAAAATGGACGATGCTTTAAACCCTGCCGCATTATTAGGTACTGCTGATTCCATGAACTTCGGTTCATTAGCAGAAATCGTTCCTGATGTATTGAATTACTTAGGAAAAGAAAAATAA